The region GGGATGCGCCCAGAAGCGCAGCGACTGCGGGCTGCTGCTCAGCAGCCACGCTCCGGACGCGGCGCCGGCGGAGGCGCCGTAGACGGCGTCGAAGCCATTGGTCAGCCCGAGTTCGTGCAGCGCCAGGGCCATCCCGCCGGCGATGATGCCGCGCATCCCGCCGCCCTCGATGGCCAGTGCGACGCGGTACCCGTCGGCGCGTGCCCCGGGCCGGCTGTCGGCCTGTGCGCGCTCGGTGAGCACGCGCCAGACCGGGTGCGGCCCCTCGGGCTCTGTCTCCACAGCAGGTGTGGCAGTCGTCGTCATCGTGGTCACGGCTCCAGGGGACGGCTCGGGGTCGGGATCTGCGCACAGGATCGGGAACGGCGCGGCGTGCGCGCCGCCACGGTGTTGCGCGGCTGCTACTGGCCGATCTTGGGGGTGATGACGGCCGTGGCCAAGTGCCACAGCGTGCGGCGGTTCTCCCAGCCGGGGTAGAGATGGACCATCCGAGCGACGATGTCGGCGGTGGTGGTTTCCTCGGCGAACGTCTGTGTGCTGGTTGCGGAGTTCATGGCTTGCGTCCTTCTCCGCAGTGGCTTTCGAGGCCCGACTTGGGCTCAGAGTGATCAGTGCGCAAGCTGCGGGTAGAGCGCACCGAGGTCGCCGGACAAGCCGGCCTTGACCTGGCGGGTCACCTCGTCGGCCAGCACCTCATAAGCGTCGGCTTCGACGCCGTCCAGGGCCAGCGCGGCGACGCTTGCGGGGGACGACTTGGGGGCATCGACGCGTGCGGCCAGGTCGGTGTCGACGTAGCCGACGTGCAGTCCGGTGACGTTGATGCCGCGGGGCTTGAGGTCCAGGCGCAGGGAGTTGGTCTGGGACCAGAACGCGGCCTTGGACGCGCTGTAGGAGCCGCCGAGGGCGATCCAGGACACAACCGAGTGCACATTGAGCAGGTGGCCGCCGCCGTTGGCCTCGATGATCGGGACAAAGGCCCTGGTGGTGAGCAGCGGTCCGTAGAAGTTGGTCTCGAACTCGCGGCGTACGTCCTCGATCGGCGACGTCAAGTAGGAGGCGGCGACGGCCGCACCCGCGTTGTTGATCAGGATCGTGACGTCCGGCGCGGCCGCCGCGGCGGCGGCCACCGAGGCCGGGTCGGTGACCTCGAGGGCCAGCGCGACGGCATCGGGGTGGGTGACGGTCCTGGGGTCGCGGGCGGTGGCGTACACCTTCTTGGCGCCCCGCGTGTACAAGTCTTCGACCAGGGCCTTGCCGATGCCCCTGCTGCCCCCGGTGACCAGGACGGTCGAGCCCGCGATTGCGGTCATGCGCCTTCTCCCCAAACAATGGAAACCGATCGGTTCCAGATCACCGTAAACTGATCGGTTTCCACGGGCAAGTCGACGACGTTCCCTGGCCGGCATGTACGTGAGGTCCCCCACTGACGCCCCACGACCCACGCCCCACGACCCACAAGGCATGCGTTTGACCCGGCACTTGTGACGCGGTGCCGGCCCATCCGTCCTTGATGGCCGACGTCGCACTGAGGCGGCCGCGCTGTCGAAGGCGTTAGGCGCGGCCTTCCCGCGGGCTGATCCAGCCGCTGGTCAGCGGGCCTGGCACTTGCCACTGGGATTCAGGGCATGACCGCCTGTAGCTGCGCTTCAACCCGGCCTGCTCGTTGGGGAACGGCCCGCGTGCCTTGTCGACGGAGGTCAGACCTCCCGGCGGATGCGCGCGTTGACCGACTCGATCACGTGTGCCGTGCAGAC is a window of Streptomyces sp. NBC_00271 DNA encoding:
- a CDS encoding SDR family oxidoreductase, whose protein sequence is MTAIAGSTVLVTGGSRGIGKALVEDLYTRGAKKVYATARDPRTVTHPDAVALALEVTDPASVAAAAAAAPDVTILINNAGAAVAASYLTSPIEDVRREFETNFYGPLLTTRAFVPIIEANGGGHLLNVHSVVSWIALGGSYSASKAAFWSQTNSLRLDLKPRGINVTGLHVGYVDTDLAARVDAPKSSPASVAALALDGVEADAYEVLADEVTRQVKAGLSGDLGALYPQLAH